Genomic window (Rosa chinensis cultivar Old Blush chromosome 6, RchiOBHm-V2, whole genome shotgun sequence):
gtggatgaagatgattacCTCATTGAGGCATTTAGGACTGAAGTTCAAAAGTCTTACTTGTCAAATGAGTGGGCTAGTTACATTCAATGTGTAGGGCAGAAATTTCGTGGGGGTTCCCCTGAGTTTCGAGACAAGCTCAGAAAGTATGCTATTGAAGTTGGGTTCAGCTTTGTGTTTATTAGAAATGATTGGGACAGAATTCATGCGGTTTGTTCCAATTGGGGAACTGAAGGATGTGAGTGGAATGTTCGTGGTTATGTATTGCCTGCAAATGGATGCTTTATTATTGGTGAGTTGGACAATGTCCACTCTTGCAAAAGTTTTGTTCGGAAGCAAAAACATGAGCTTTTGGGATCGAAAATTGTCAAGACATGTATTGAAGATGACATTAGCTATAACTTGTCATTGAAGCCGAGGAAAATTATCAGCAAGTTCAAATCAGCTTATAGGTTTGATATATCgtacaaggttgcttggaaagCAAAGCAAAAGGCTAGGGAAATGATTTACGGTTCTGAGGCTGATTCGTTTAACATGCTAACTTGGTATAGGGAAGCTGTGtttgtgacaggacccgccccggatttcagggtgaaatccgaaaaggccctgcggggcccaccttagaagaaattctaccaaaaaatttgacagaacttcccctaaaaatggacaacccaaa
Coding sequences:
- the LOC112170833 gene encoding uncharacterized protein LOC112170833, which gives rise to MSYAHLLEYICERFKFSATDDSCSGIVDEDDYLIEAFRTEVQKSYLSNEWASYIQCVGQKFRGGSPEFRDKLRKYAIEVGFSFVFIRNDWDRIHAVCSNWGTEGCEWNVRGYVLPANGCFIIGELDNVHSCKSFVRKQKHELLGSKIVKTCIEDDISYNLSLKPRKIISKFKSAYRFDISYKVAWKAKQKAREMIYGSEADSFNMLTWYREAVFRLFLAYAGCIQGFEFCLPVLYVDGTFGKSVYKGQILCSTGKNGNHGFFPLAMCVYDSVTDANWSFFFKHLKSLLEPHGRVITFISDRGVGLLSAFDKIFLGNPHIFYYKHLTHNLMSKYNGKGSSVLKDDVKKKFFELAYSCTEKE